In the Arachis stenosperma cultivar V10309 chromosome 8, arast.V10309.gnm1.PFL2, whole genome shotgun sequence genome, AACTAGTTTTCCATTTGAGAATCACAAATCTATGATAACACCTTCCTTTTGAAGGTTTGGGGAGCAGAAGGATCCCCAAGGTACAATATATATACCATAGAATGCTGTAATTGAATGAAATTTTCATTGAATAATAATAGATTTCGGGAACAAATGAATTGACAGTTCATTAATTATAtggaagagaaaaaagaaaacaaaaatcaatttctttttcCTGTGAACAATATTGGCTTTGAAGCTGTGCATACTACTAACAAATATTATTGCCACCTTTCTCATCTCTACAAATTGCATCCTCTGAGCTTCTTGTAACTTCAGATTGTACATTTCCTACACCCATACCGCACATATCACCACCACTGGTGTTGTTCCTATTATTGCATTTCCATGCATCCCTCCGGAACCAAGGTCGATGTATTTTCGAATTGTTCCACTTCTGCTGTCTAAAGTACCTCCTTCCCAGGTCATCGTCCTTCAATCGCTTAGTTATGTTTTGATTCTCCTCATCTGTATGATTCATGTCATCAGAGTTAGTGCCAGTTGTGCTGCGAACAGTATCGTCTGCGCAACTGTTAACTAGGCCACTACCATCTGACTGTTTGATTTCAGAAGGCTGGTCAATTGCCATAGCGCTGGAAGTATTGGAAGGTAAACAGTCTCTTTGATCCCGTGGATATGGTGGTAATGGAGGAAATGGGTTGAAAGGCATTCCAGGTGCAGTGACCCAACTACCCGAGATCTCAGCATGAGGTGTTCCGAACTGCTTGACAACAGAGCAAGGGATTCCATATGAGACAGGCAAGCGAGAGTTAAATTTCTCCTTTGGCTGACCAAAAACCAAGTCAGGGGCACTTCCAGAATGGACTCCATTTCGCGGAGCAAGATCACCAGCACCTACGGGACAAGAAAATCCTGGTGGAACATCCTCATGAATGTTCTGGCTTCCATCAGTAGAACCAATAACTGCTGCATCGGAATAAGAATTTGTCTCTGCTGGTTGATCCCACCGGCTTTTGCGCTTTCGTTTTTTTGTCCCTTTGACATCAACCCCATCTAGAGAGGGTGCGGAGGATCCCTCAGGTGCACCAGCATCAGCTGAAGTTTCCACGGATgttgacatcggaacacaatcCACTGCTTCTGTAGGTCTAGAGTCCTGTTCATGCCTATGATTGTGTGATGATGAAAATCTGTTACTGTTGTAACTTCTATGAGATTCCATTCTATTATCATCCCTGTCCATATATCCATGTTTTCTGGATGCCCTAGGAATCCATCTGTCTCGGAAGCTTCGAGCAATTTGATGTACCTAAATTACATACGAAACAATTAAAACAtacaaagattcaaatccttaCACCAAAAACAGATACTCAGAAAAAAGTATTTAACATCATATATTTTGATAAGAAGCATATACGTGTAACCCGACCAAGTTAATATCAATATATAATGGGACATGAAATGGTTAGCATAAGACATACCTGTTTGTCATCATGCTCTGTCAGAGACAGCATTGATTCCCTAaagctgaaaaaaaaaaaacacttatTAACCAAAAGAATAGATGAATTTCGTACAAGTTACATACATGAGAAATTGAGAATAGAGCAATTTGCAAGGTGTAGTGATTACAAATTTCTTTTtgcataatatatatatataaaaacaatTTGAATATTCACAGTAATGAAATATTCAAATCCACACTCaagatttgataaaaaaaacGACAGTAGTAGGAATTATAACCAAAGGGACCAATACTCATTATTAGTAGTGTAGATATTCAACATTTCACacagacacacacacacacatatggTGTAGCATATTTCATGGTTCTATAACACCAGAATAACATCTTTTTAAGCTTGTGTTAACCATAAGAACCAAAACAAGAGGCAACTACTAGAAATTTTCTAACAACTATTCCAGtggagaaaaaaattgaaatttaccCACCTCTCCATTCCATGACATGGGGGACCACCATTGATATGTTCAAATGTCAGTATCTTGCCCACAGCCAGATACTCTAGCACCTGCAAAATGAAGTTGACCAAGTATGTACATACATTCTCTTAGCACTAACTTCATATATAGAAATGATAGAACAGAGAAGGGAGGACAGGAAATAAAAGCTTAGGATCACAACCATCAATTTAATGAGAAGTATAGGTTCATATTCATGCACCTAATCAACAATTACAAGATTGAACCTCATAGGGCCAATATCTAAAGGGAAGAAAGTGCATTAATATTGTGTAGATGTCAACATATGGCCATAGGGGAAATACATAGCGCAGCTTTTGGTAACAGAACAAACAGGTCATACTAATTAGCTGTTTATGTTTTTTGCAATGAACAGAAATAGCGTGTCATGAGAATTATTGTTACCAAATGCTCATCAAAGCGTCCTCATTTTACTCTCATTGTGAAGGCACACATCCTTTCAATGTAACAATACATACTTTAATTAAGGTCCAAGAAATTAACAGGTAAGTAACACTGCTTTCAGCATCTTTTCCCCATTTAAAAGATCAACGAGAAACAAAAATATCTTCCAATGTGGACCACAACTTATtgaacccaaaaaaaaaatattattattattatgcaaCTATACATAAGGATAGAAGACAAGCAGATAAAGGAAATATGCAAAACAGTCTCTCCACAGTTTCAGTTTATCGCAGACATGTTATTGGTTCAACAGCAAGAAATAATGCATTGAAATATGCATAAACTCTTCTAGAAAGACACagataacaaataattaaaatatgaaagatTTCCCATCTAATCACCTTAAGCAGCTTTCGTAATATTGGAATTTTTTTGAAATCCCGCCTGTACTGCTTCATGATTTTATGTAACATCTGTAAACCTGAAAGATCCCGGGGTTACTTTTAGACTCAGCAAATATTGATAATTTTCAAATTCCACAAACAAAGGAAGTGGTCAATTGCATTACATAGAAAAGCTAGTAAACATTACcatttttgttaattatatcATTTAGCACTGCTCTAGATTTCGTTTTTAGAAGGGCATCAAGGATCATCGAGAGATCTCGATTGCTgcaatcaaaataaaaaactcCATTAGAAATAATTTACATATCCATTAATTACATATCCATAAAGCCTGAATAATCTAGTACAAGTGCACAACATGCGCTTAATAAAGAAAAGCAAACTAATgaaaaaggcaaacaagaaGGACCTTTGAATAGCTTCACCGCTGCTCCTATCACCTGATGCCACAGTGAGAAGCAAGAGTTTCAAGTAACCTTTGGTGGCATCCTGTCACAAGAAAGGAATGGCAAATGGTGAAAACTATAAACCCATAAAACTACCAAGGTTACAAACACAGCAATACATTTATTATAAAGGcatatatgaaaaataaaagacagTGGATTATATTAACTATTTCACATAattgattataatttataacaTCAAAAGGTGGCCTCTCTTGGTTTGTTAGATAACCATAACTATCTGATAAAACGCACAAAAAACACAACAATTTAAATATATGTTAGCTGGCttcaataaaataaagtacttacttttcttttgcttattcCCCCATCTCCATCGAGTAATTCCGTAAGCTTCTCCTGGACTGAAGGAAACGAAAAACTTATGTACATTATTACAAGTTTTAAATATATTGGAATAAATTTGTTTATTGTAACGTTGGAAGCATTATAAGTTCAATAGGAAATAAGGAACTAGACAAATcatttatcattctttcaaaatatatttactGTTTGTAcgtatataaataattaaatatatggAGTTGAGTGTAAAGTGTAAATTTACTTGCACTGACTCATACAAATAATCAAATCTCCCACattagttatttaattatttcaagTGCATGAAATAAATTTGTAGCCAAATTAAATGAGGATGACCAACCTGCTTCAAATCTTGCATTAGAAGAACCTTCAACAACTTTTTTCAGTTTCCCAGATGACAACTGCAATCGGGTCACTGTTGTCTCAATTTTGAGGCCGTTTGGAGGATTAGCACAAACTTTTCCCCTTTTAACAGAACTAACCAGTTTAGGAGCCTTGACTATTTCAGGCTTAAATTCCTTATTACTGATGGTAGCATTCAATAAGACTTTTCTGACAGGTGCAAGGGAAGAAAGTTTCTCATCTTTCTGAATGGAGGTAGTTTTGTCCGTAAGATCGATTGCATGCCCTTGTTGCATAGCaggcatggttttactttctcTATTCTCCAGTAGTTGAGAAATTTCTTCAACGCGAACAGAAGATGGTACCTTGGCCTTTGAATTTTCTTCAATGGAGCTGTGCAACAAATCAACAGCAGAGGAAGGGTTCATAGAACTCTCCTTCTCTGGAGTATTATCTGCATCTATCGCAATAGTAAACTTGCGTGAAAGCAACCCGTTTTCAATTACACCATCATCATTAAGCATAACAGGTTCTGGAAATTCTTCATCAGAATCACCTTGAACTATCAAATCGGAATTTAACGGATCACCACCACCTATATAACCTCGACAATTAATTGAGCCACAATAGCATTTTTTGGCAGCAGCACCAAAAACCCTTACATAGTTGTAATCAAATGTCACTTCTTCATCCTGTGGAAAGTTGTTGAAATGAAAGAAAGTTCAGGTAGGAAGGTTATTGATACTCAATCCAGAGAAGTGATGTTGTCACTCCCAAATTTGATATTGGCACTCCCTTTTATGTGATTTCCCATATTACCCTACTTCCTTATTTCATTTTTCATGGTGATAAGAGACACTTTTCATTGAGGTAATTTgggaaaatatatataacagAGGAGTGGCATTATCAATTTGGGAGTGACAATATTCACTCCCCTCAATGCATAGCAATAATGTTTCATACTTCAAGCTTTTAAAGCAACAAAATAGGACCTTCAATTCCTCCatattaacattttttttatataaaagaataatttcaTTAAGATGAGTAGATGGATACAATAAGATTAGGGATAAGAGTTCCCCTATGTAAAAgcaaagccaagaaaggaaaaaatcATCTATAAGGCCAACAATGCCTAAGTGGGAAAATTACCAAACGGATCATGAGTTTTACACCAAATAGATGCTAGGCATTTAATCCTATCCCATATTTTGCTCCAACCAAACGGTGGCATTCACCCCAACCATTAGTCCTCCACAATATAAACCTTCAACACCATTTCTCCCAACCCACAGAggaagaacaaaaataaaatcactTCACTACTAATTCCTTCAAATTAAAGACATAAATACGAAGACTCCATGTAATCTATTTCATAAACTTAAATGTAAACTAATTTAGCATTGGCAAGAATTTTACATAGAGCAGAAAAATTATCAATCTAAGCTGAAAAATCCTTGTTTTCACTCTCTTAAAAGTCAGTGTTCTTTATTACCCCTCCCTCCCAAAAAAAAAGAGACCCAAAAACGAGGTGGGAAAGCTAGCTAGGCACTAATGGGTACAGCCATACAGGTACATAACACAAAATTGCAGGaccaagtaaaataaataaaggaaTATCAACATATAAAAGGAATAAGTAAAGGTTGCAACCACACCTGCTTAATATCCCTCAATGCGAACAGTCCAATACATATTTCCCCATTCACCATCCACTGTTCAGAAAAAGGATCACACATGGTCAGTCAACAAATGTGAAACAACAACATAATTACAGATTTCATGCTCTACACACTAATATACAAAAAATGGCATTTCCGGCTACTATATTGAAATCTATACATCAACATTCAATCTTAAAAGATAAGTGCACTAATTGACATACATCTATATACTCATATGCATGCAAAAAGCATATTTCCAGCAAATATATACGCTAACATATATAAATTAGCAAGtaaaaaacaccaaaaaagAAGCTGCTCAAATACGCAgcaatatttaaaataaaaataaaaaaaacagcaacaacaacaaagcatGTATATTCACCTTTTCTGTTCGACAATTAGGATCACAACTATGATTAATGAAACGGCCCAAGTTTCCTTTTGCACTTGCATCTATCACCTAACAAAATAAGCACGAGTGATTAACAAAGTAGAACAACTACTATCATAAGAACTACAATAGAATAGTAATAAGCAGAAATAGGTGTGATTCATACCTCACTTCCATTCAAGGTCATAAAATAGAAATGTCTATGACCCTTCAAAGCATACTCTCTTTGCCGTGCCTCATAAGCATGAGTATCAAGCACCTGTATGGACCATAAATTAGATATCACGTATATAGAGGTCAACTATGTGCACAACTTGTGCAACACCAATGCATAAAGAATTACACAGTACACACTACACAATGCATCAATGCCACGAAAGATAAAACACAATTCAATGAATATGGAGTCCAATCTTCTCAAAATAATCCCTTGTCTTTAAAAAGCATGTCAATTGCTAGACATCAGCTATCCTTTAGTCATTGGTTACAAGTGTATCACATCAGGTTCAACACTCTAACTGGATCAAACGCACACCCTATCAACCTTCATTATTACTATATGTCAAAGCTCAATATAAAGAAACAAAGACTGCAGTGCTCACGATTCAAGCCTCAAATTCTCACACCTGAAACGGCATAAATCAATAGATTAATTTTTGGCTACCCCTCAACTATGGGCTCACCATTTTCCCATGGTTCTATGCCATTCAAAGAGATGATCCAATTCTAGAATATAGGTCCAACTCTCACTTATTGTTGACGAAGTAAACATTATGTCACGATATTTTTGCAGctgcaaaaggaaaaataggAAAAAGAGGATCCACAATGGACTTGATTGCTCCTATGACTTTGTTTAGGCTAATGTGGCCCTAAAACTTCAGTAAAGTATGCAACCAAACCACAAATGTGATCACAAAATTCAAAGATTCGGCCCTAAATATCACTATTCCATATATCACAATAAATATAGCTATGAAAATCATACAAAGGAAGAAAAGTATTGTAAAAGTTACCTCCCCAACATATTCAATGAGAAACTGGCCTTGGGCTATATTCTCAAGTGCCTTCAGTCCATAACCTTTTTTCCCACATTTAAACCACTTCAAGCTGGCATACTTGCGTTTTTGGAACTGAAATTGAACATTTGGACTACAGTCATGCCTCATAACAAAACCGGCCTACTAAAATATTTGTATATGGAAAATCAATAGTTTTCAAACCTGCTGGTTGGAACAATAATCCCCACATGGGCAGGTTCCTTGAACGCATTCAATGTTTAGCATCCGGTTTAGGCATTCATCCCCACAGCCTAACTTGCCTACTTGAGGTTGTTTGCAATGGCAGACCATTATCTGAAATAATTTCATAAGTATATTAAATAACATGACAAAAATGGCGTGCAAATTTCAAAATATGATTGATATCTGATTGCTGCAATCATATGACTAAAATGAACTTTAAACAAAATGTAAAGATGAGAAAATATCAAAGTGAAGGTGGCAATATCAAAGTGAAGGTGGCAAATTAATGGACTTTAGAGTAAACAATACTACATGGATAAGAAACAAAACTGTTCAGTTGAggaaagtattttttaaaaaggatTTAATATGAATGCACTGAATTACACCGTTATCAAATTGTAAACTACCACATCAGTCACTACAGTTAATTTTTTCAACCCacttcacttgaatgatcataGAAATGGATGGATTTAATTGGGTGACAATATAAACAAATTTACAACatcagtgcatcaaaattaagaaCTCTAGAATCCATTCCATCCTTGACCAATTTACCAAGTATCTGACCTgtcccttttttctttttctttttttttccattaaGCAACCTATGcatttaaaatttatatctaAAACTTATTTTCTCTCATTAAATGTTTATTGATCTCCAAAATTTACTCGGTTTCTATATTAAATTCCCAAGAACCATCTTTTTAGAACTTTATTAAGAATTTAAGATAAAGTGTTGAATatacaaataaatataaatataaaacagACAAGAACTATAATATCATTGTAAAAATAACTACTATCAAAAGAATAGAGAAACTATCAGTAGAGCAAATCTTTCCAAACTATAAATATGTTTGATACAAAAATCTCAGTAGAAAAACACAAGCTTTACTTGAACAATATAAGAATTATGATCCAAAATTCCAAATAAATACACCAAACAATATCATACTGTACCGCCATAAAGATTTGGTTTCTTTCCTTCTCCCAAAGCCATCAAGTTAGTCAAAAAGAACTACTCTAATAAAGACACAGTAATGAATCCTAAGTTATAGAGTCCAATCAACAGTCACCAAAGATACCGAACAAAGCATTTATTAACGGTCAGCCCATAACATTAAAGAAAAAGGATGAAGACAAATAAAGCAATCAATATATATTATGGAAAGAGACAAAAGAAAGAACAGCTTCTGTGTGTGTGCACGTGCGTGTGTAGCGGTAACAAATTACAACTCTATGATAGATCCATTTTTAACCGTTAATAACAGCTAGTATTACAATTATGTTTACAAGTGTTTCCGTGAAAAATACGTAATAGTTCTTTTGTCTCTTCCAGCTGAAACATTTTCCCCCTTTATGTATGTGGCATGGAACTGAAGAGTATTTCATTGAATATGATTGGGTAAAATACTCAAGGAGCAAGCTCCCAGACACAGAAGACAGAAAAGAGAGACACAGAAAATGATAAGGATTGCAAGGAGAATACACAGAAAACAAAGTACTCTGCCTGTCCCAATGGCATCAGCCATCCCCACTCCTCGTAGATTGTTCAATAACAACCCCATGACCCAATTTACAATTCATAATCTCGTTTCCATGCATGATCTCAACTCCCCCATCCACAATCTCCTCATTACAGCTGTCCTTTTTGTTTAGATCCGTCAATTACTCCTCTATCCAAATTCCCAATACCATCTCTGTCCCTAAACCCTTTCTCCTTTTGCTTGTAGAAAATTATTGGAGGCCCACTAATAACCTATACAAGTAACTACGCCTATACTTCTAAAACTTATTTCGAAATTGGCCATTAGAATGAATAGGTAAATATTTAGTATCCAATGGATATCATGAACTAATTAAACCCAATGGATATGATTGTATATTGTTTGTTCATTAACCATCTATGAACTAAAATTTTATCAAAGCCATTAAATTTTGTCATAGTAAGTGGAGGGACTTAGAATCTTGGATATGGATGGAATAGAACAACTAATGGATATCTTCTTCAGACTATTTCTGATAGATCACTTTGCCTCCCCTTAATAGAACTAAAATTTGATCAAAGCCATTAAATTTTGGCATAGTAAGTGGAGAGACTTAGAATCTTGGATATGGATAGAATAGAACAACTAATGGATATCTTCTTCGGACTATTTCTGATAGATCACTTTGCCTCCCCTTAATAGGACTAACTGGATAAATCTGGATAGAGATGGATCACTTGGACAATGGATTACTGGACCTCTTTCCCACACCTATATAAAAGTTCACGTTGATACACCAATTCAAATAGAATGCCATGATCCTGATCCACATTGGTTATgggtaaaaataattaattaaaggaaaagatagAAGACAGGAGGTAAAGGAAATCTCgtgtgaataaaaaatattgcaCCAAGtcatatattaaaaaaatcagcTCATCATAGCACTCAGTCGGTCTCCAAGTcagaagaaataataataataataataataataataataataataataaacatgtATGTGAAATAAAAAATCTAGAACAATTTAGGACCTCATCAATAGTTTGTGTTTTACGGCTACGATGTAGAAACTCATTGGAAAGGACTTGGGTGAAAGTCGACTCCTGGGAAACTGCAATGCACAAATCAAAGTACACGTCAAATAGCAAGTAAGATCAAATGGCATTCCAAACACACTAGTTTCAAACATAGATTTATTTTGAAAAGGGAAAAAAGATCTAGAAGATATTACACACCCAATGGCTGTTGGAATTCCAATTCCTTATAATTTCTGGAGTCTTCGTAAGCATCTTCTTCATCCGATAATCCCAATTCTGCATTAATCTCTGCATTTGACTTTTCCTGAGGGATAGCACAATCAGCAAAGTCTTTATCCTTGCTATCCTTGCATGTCCTTGAAAATAAATCACAAATGACAAGAGTCAGGTTATTGAAAAGCTTATCCTTATGTGTGCTTCCCATGTAAAGACCGTGCAAAGGGTTGAAATAATGAAAAAcaaatataactaaaaatagaataaaatgaAATATTGCACTGAAAACTCAGATAATAAACATATATCCACCTTCTAGTCAATCAATGATATGAATGAAAAGTGGTATACCAGGTGCAGTTTGTCTCATCAATCAGGTCAGCAAGCACAGCTGGAATGCGCCGCCACTTGTGACAATCATCACAACGCACCCATGCATTATGTGGTGATTTATGCTGCTCTCCCGAATCAATGGTGGGCAATATGTTCAAATTAGATACATTAACTGATACTCTGTTTTCATCAGCATTAAATCTTTGATCAGCATCCAATTTGCCATTTCCAACTGTGCTGGTTGCTGGGACATCCAtcaaaaacataaaatctttttatgtttcaattcctCAAAGCATAACACCAATaaataagatcaaagaaatGATACTAGTTATGTATGATTTAAATAATCACGAAAGACACAAGGTCTATCAAAACTAGAATCCAAACTCCAGAATGATACTCTTACGTATAAAAGATACCTGTATGTATGTGATCCTCCACTTCTGCCATAACTTTATGCGGGCCACCTTTTCCCTTGACTTCGCTTTTACTATTTGGCCTTCTCTGTTTCTCCTTGTGTCTACAAGTGATCTTTTTCTTTGTTGAGTCAGAAGCTTTAGACTTGGCCTTGCTAACTTTAACACTCATAATGCTTTTAGGTAGTTTACGCCCCAAATATCTTACACAAGGCGGCAAATTCTCAGAACCCTGGGGTTCTGATGGCCTGTGGTTAACAGATGGCTTGCACCCTTGGACCTTCAAAGCTTCAGCAGAGTCTCCAAGTTCACTCTCACCAGAAAGGGGTAATGGTTCTGTCGGAAATTCTTCACTACTGATAGATTTGCTTGAAGCATTTATCTCAGTGGAAGCAGGCAATTTTAAAAAGCTAACTGTATTACTAGAATTCTTCTTACATCTGTGATTCTTTGATTGTTTTGCTTTATTACTTCTATGTCGCCCATATGATCCAACTTCAGTAATACAATCACTTGAAGaaatatgtttgtcttttttCTTCCCCTTCTTGCTAATAGTAATATGCAAATTAGAATTGAAATCCAAAGGAGGACCTAAAAGAGCATGATGCATATCTTCTTGATGTCTTTCTCCAACTTGAACTTCTGGAACTGAATTGATGACTTCTGAATCAGGTGAAGTTCCAGGATCCATATTAATGATTGGTTCAATCAATGGTTCTACcaccttttctagaggatttgTAAGAAACTTTGCCTCTACATCCCCATTTGACTTCTCAATTTTTGCAGTACTTTCTAAGTGGTTTGTTGCAATTTGCGCATTTAGTACAAGATCATCCTTCTTGAGGTTGCTTTTGAAGGTTTCTAAATTGCCCAAGGACACCGGTCCCAAAGATTTGTCTTCCGCATTGCTTCCAACTTTCTGAGAACCTGAACCAGTCCCCATGCCAGAAGCAGGATTAAAGGCATTGCCAATTTCTGGAATCAAAATATTTGAACTACTTAGATCAATTTCTTTCCCGAACTTGATCTTTAGACGGACCCGAGTTGTTGGAACTGAACATTTCTGCCCTGCATTTGAAGAACTAGAACTTGCACTGTTCTTAAATGCTTTTCCTGTTTGACGCTTGCTTCTAGACTTCCCCAATTCTTGGCACATGGCTTTACTAATCCCAAGCTCATTATCT is a window encoding:
- the LOC130945048 gene encoding histone-lysine N-methyltransferase ASHH2: MLIEMGSCGDSAMVDDGISGGSVIEQHLCSEIPVHSDHLQKQLCSEGACSVLYSDELSSLKDGSVDLPQEGSASGGAVVADVELHRAKDGSVDLPQEGPEGSTSGGAVVTDVELHRAKGSVDLPQEGPECSTSGSDVPDKCGDVLPNECGNADMLQLENTSEHDCQNHSRICCGNNEGSGLKTRGLCSEGNFQDEGDTDIPSESITVTGLQEHCVQHVVQKDEKLNVFPSVNDDSAVMGGKNDDSSVLVDALDCVHDFRHSEMSLESEPTTDLLVGCDHKNEQGDIVRNADPLSMGVERCDAFDGMESDACRQASPLQMQALEVPTTVCTEEDSRRGQLCDVKYGDDWNSSIDEKIKAFVDKENIVDSHVQVLSSPGCHRTLESSPVVDSPPETSVLVQGNVMKNDILQIDEKLCKLKDSHSEETTNYAPRKPLYADSDQPSIVLVTDTSLKGAHDLLPKGGVVSVNNSSALDTVGQTDNDGKDTVEADFFAQSILLPSQRNSRRNKIGCKTQTKKASRKCNKADLTHPGGDMKINLEVARKKRSSFSKPARSSIWGLLGSIEQYFEQDNELGISKAMCQELGKSRSKRQTGKAFKNSASSSSSNAGQKCSVPTTRVRLKIKFGKEIDLSSSNILIPEIGNAFNPASGMGTGSGSQKVGSNAEDKSLGPVSLGNLETFKSNLKKDDLVLNAQIATNHLESTAKIEKSNGDVEAKFLTNPLEKVVEPLIEPIINMDPGTSPDSEVINSVPEVQVGERHQEDMHHALLGPPLDFNSNLHITISKKGKKKDKHISSSDCITEVGSYGRHRSNKAKQSKNHRCKKNSSNTVSFLKLPASTEINASSKSISSEEFPTEPLPLSGESELGDSAEALKVQGCKPSVNHRPSEPQGSENLPPCVRYLGRKLPKSIMSVKVSKAKSKASDSTKKKITCRHKEKQRRPNSKSEVKGKGGPHKVMAEVEDHIHTATSTVGNGKLDADQRFNADENRVSVNVSNLNILPTIDSGEQHKSPHNAWVRCDDCHKWRRIPAVLADLIDETNCTWTCKDSKDKDFADCAIPQEKSNAEINAELGLSDEEDAYEDSRNYKELEFQQPLVSQESTFTQVLSNEFLHRSRKTQTIDEIMVCHCKQPQVGKLGCGDECLNRMLNIECVQGTCPCGDYCSNQQFQKRKYASLKWFKCGKKGYGLKALENIAQGQFLIEYVGEVLDTHAYEARQREYALKGHRHFYFMTLNGSEVIDASAKGNLGRFINHSCDPNCRTEKWMVNGEICIGLFALRDIKQDEEVTFDYNYVRVFGAAAKKCYCGSINCRGYIGGGDPLNSDLIVQGDSDEEFPEPVMLNDDGVIENGLLSRKFTIAIDADNTPEKESSMNPSSAVDLLHSSIEENSKAKVPSSVRVEEISQLLENRESKTMPAMQQGHAIDLTDKTTSIQKDEKLSSLAPVRKVLLNATISNKEFKPEIVKAPKLVSSVKRGKVCANPPNGLKIETTVTRLQLSSGKLKKVVEGSSNARFEAVQEKLTELLDGDGGISKRKDATKGYLKLLLLTVASGDRSSGEAIQSNRDLSMILDALLKTKSRAVLNDIINKNGLQMLHKIMKQYRRDFKKIPILRKLLKVLEYLAVGKILTFEHINGGPPCHGMESFRESMLSLTEHDDKQVHQIARSFRDRWIPRASRKHGYMDRDDNRMESHRSYNSNRFSSSHNHRHEQDSRPTEAVDCVPMSTSVETSADAGAPEGSSAPSLDGVDVKGTKKRKRKSRWDQPAETNSYSDAAVIGSTDGSQNIHEDVPPGFSCPVGAGDLAPRNGVHSGSAPDLVFGQPKEKFNSRLPVSYGIPCSVVKQFGTPHAEISGSWVTAPGMPFNPFPPLPPYPRDQRDCLPSNTSSAMAIDQPSEIKQSDGSGLVNSCADDTVRSTTGTNSDDMNHTDEENQNITKRLKDDDLGRRYFRQQKWNNSKIHRPWFRRDAWKCNNRNNTSGGDMCGMGVGNVQSEVTRSSEDAICRDEKGGNNIC